One segment of Macrotis lagotis isolate mMagLag1 chromosome 1, bilby.v1.9.chrom.fasta, whole genome shotgun sequence DNA contains the following:
- the LOC141504835 gene encoding oxidative stress-responsive serine-rich protein 1-like, protein MKSEAKDGEEESLQTAFKKLRVDAAGSIASLSVGEGTSVRASARTTTDETKPKTICASKDSWHSSTRKTSRGAVRTQRRRRSKSPVLHPPKFIHCSTKAVPSTNQLRHKSQTDCPDSSGRLGILPTNEFSARECSVSSLSEANHTRAVKEPLGATVCDGASEGKSEEDSPDAALASQASLKTSDLSDFQSVSKLSLSKPCACGSNGCQCKRWQDMEVYSFSGLQNVPPLVPERRSTFEDYSQSFHSRTPSGSPRSCSEQARAYVDDVTIEDLSGYMEYYLYIPKKMSHMAEMMYT, encoded by the exons ATGAAATCTGAAGCAAAGGATGGAGAAGAAGAGAGTCTTCAGACTGCTTTCAAGAAGCTAAGAGTGGATGCAGCAGG ATCCATAGCTTCTCTTTCTGTTGGAGAAGGAACGAGTGTCAGAGCATCAGCTAGGACAACTACAGACGAGACCAAACCCAAAACCATATGTGCATCTAAAGATAGTTGGCacag TTCTACACGAAAGACTTCACGGGGAGCAGTGAGAACCCAACGTCGTCGGCGTTCCAAGTCTCCAGTCCTTCATCCTCCAAAGTTTATACATTGCAGTACAAAGGCTGTGCCTTCCACCAATCAACTCAGACACAAAAGCCAAACTGACTGTCCTGACAGCAGTGGCCGCCTGGGGATTCTACCCACTAACGAGTTCAGTGCCAGGGAAtgctctgtttcttctctcagtgAGGCTAATCACACACGAGCTGTGAAGGAGCCCTTGGGGGCTACGGTTTGTGATGGTGCATCAGAAGGCAAGTCAGAAGAAGATTCCCCTGATGCTGCTCTGGCCTCCCAAGCGAGTCTCAAGACCAGTGATCTCTCTGACTTTCAATCAGTGTCCAAGCTATCCCTGAGCAAACCATGTGCATGTGGAAGCAATGGATGCCAGTGTAAGAGGTGGCAAGACATGGAAGTGTACTCCTTCTCAGGCTTGCAGAATGTCCCCCCGTTGGTACCAGAACGAAGATCCACCTTCGAGGACTACTCGCAGTCTTTCCATAGCAGAACTCCATCTGGCTCACCCCGCTCTTGTTCTGAGCAGGCCAGGGCCTATGTGGATGACGTAACGATTGAAGATCTTTCAGGCTACATGGAGTATTACTTGTATATTCCCAAGAAAATGTCCCATATGGCAGAAATGATGTACACCTGA